In the genome of Etheostoma cragini isolate CJK2018 chromosome 5, CSU_Ecrag_1.0, whole genome shotgun sequence, the window tgttgtatttccATTAGTTAATCTGtgtccttttgtgttttaaagcttGAGATTGTCATCGAATTTTGCTGTGATTTCCTTTTCTCCTGGCTGGACGAGAGCAACATTTTAGAGGTTCACAATTTAGCTGATCTCTACGGACTGCAACAACTTAATGCCAAGATCCACTCCTACATCCTCAGGAACATTCAGACTTTGTCTCGCTCCGAAGTGTATCGAGAACTGCCCCAAGATAAAGTATTCAACGCGCTGTGCAGTGACGAGCTTCACGTAAACACCGAGAACGAGGTGTACGAGGCGGCTCTTCACTACCACTTCAGTCCGTTGCAGGTGGAAACTGACCAGGTGTACTTGCAGGTCAGTCCCATGGTGTGTCTGCATTTCATACTCATTTCTTCATCCCCATCAGATACTCACTATATATACCGGCTTACTttaagggggctttcacacaTGCCTTAAGTAGTTCAGTTAAATCGCACTAGAGTTCATTTTCCCCCTTGGTGCGGTTTGTTTGGGCATGAGGGAAAGCAGCAATTGCACTTGGATGCGCACCAAAAGCGGACCAAACAAGTGTCCCGAGACCTTCTTGATGAGGTGGTCCCAGTACACTTTCAATCGAACTCTGGAGGGGTTCGTTTGGGGTGAGAACGTGATCCGACCTCAAACCGCACCAACCGCTGTATGTATACTCTGTAAATCAACggctcctgtagtcaggtgtgcttTGTAATCTGCGGCAGAACATGCACACTGTAGCAGCTTGCAATGTGTCTCTCACAGAAATAGACTGCCGTCAAGTTCGCAGACACTAGCATTTCCGTGGTCAAACAAACCAGCCGCCGCTGAAGTCTCTGTGACAGTGTCTAATAATTCAAATGAagtgagctggtttgaccataGAGATGTGAGAAATTTACACTATTCCAGTATACAGGACCTTCTTCTTGTACTTACTTCCTTAGCGTAGTGAACGTTCTTACGTCATTTGTAGTGACACATTTTGTTACGCTTGGATCTTTCTTTGTGtgaaacaaaaccaaaccaaGGGGAAATCGCTACAAGTCAACGGAttcggaccaaagcaaacaaactataGGTGCGAAAACGCCCTTACTGTGCTTTAGTTGTACTCACACACAGCTTTATAAGCCTgaattcaatcaatcaatcaatcaatcaattaatataactttttgaccCAAAGGACAACCTCAAGATGCTTGATGCTGTGCGCTTCTACCTAATTGAGAAGCAAGTGTTGCAGAGGCTGCATGGCAGACTGCAGCAGTGTCCACTCAAGGACTGTGTGTCCGCCGCACTGCAATACCACGAGCAGGAGATCTGGCAGCCCGTCCTGCAGAGTCCTCTCACCCAGCCACGGTCCACCTTCCACTGCATATTGGGCTTTGGGGGGATGTTCAGCTCCAGCTCCCTCACAGAAAGCGAGCATTTGTTTCAGGTGTTCCACCCCAGCTGGGGGGAGTGGAGGACTCTCACTGCAGCTCACGCCCCCCGAATGTCCAACCAGGGCATCGCTGTGCTCAACAACTTTGTGTATCTGATTGGAGGAGACAAGAACACCAGTGGATTTCATGCAGAGACCCGCTGCTGGAGGTGAGATTCCATCAGCCACTATTTTCATAAAAGAATAATctgtcaaatacatattttgatacaaatatttttatggtatacaaataacttaaaaatgtaagttttgtttctttttgtgaaaGAAATTGACCGGAATATGTAGTGAGCAGAGGGTTTAACTGTTGAAAAATAAGCCAGTGGTTCTACTGGACAAACTTTGTTATGGCGTCATTTTATTTCCTAACTATGGCAAACTTTGGAATTTTCAACTGCAGTCACTGCAGTTTCCTGTCGTCTGACATATTGTACTTGCAATAAGCTAATATTGGCTGATATGTAAGCTCTGGTCTGTAGTATGCCAGACAAAAGTTTCCTATGTCAACAGGTTCTCAGATTGCTTGCTTTGTCTGACCAGCTGTTCAAAATCCCCCCAAAATTCAGCTTACACTGACATAAAACAGACTAGAACTGAAAGCAGTTATGACGTGGTCCAAACCTCCCCGATGCCAGTCGCCCCTGATGACACGGGGAGCTCACGAAAGCGAGAACCCAAAGTCACTGAATTTCACTAAGTGCAAGCTCCAAAGTCTGTAGTGAAATCCAAAAGCAAATTTTCCCATTCATTCGGTATGGGGCCAAATCACATGTCGAACAATCATTTTTGTGATGATAGCATTTACCATATTTACAGAGATATTGCCGTTGCAattttcccatttaaatacATTGAGTTATTGGCCAAAACCTGTCTACGATAATTATAGCGCCTCCTAATGGCGATCCtcaccaaatttggtacagagcctcTGAGTGGGATGCCAAACAATACTACCAGTTTTGCTCCGATACCTATTTATGGAAGATATGCTAAAGTTCTTGTTTTGTAGGCAGAATCATTTTTGACTTCTCTAGAATATGATGGACCTAGATGGCACTCGgcttgtggtgctcaaagcgtcaaaaaaacacattttaaaaagtcaacagtctctttccaaaaatccTGACCCGGTTACTCAAGGTCAACTGACCTGGTTGTGAGCAGTTACATgtaggaactattttctttctgccAAACTCCACCCGGCAACTGTATCGCAGCACAGAAGGAATTATACTTATGGATTTGGCTGAGCTGTAAGTGTAGTTCACCGATACTGCTAGCTCTCCCTAGCTAGCATATGCCACACCCCAGCCGAGGAGGACGGCATTAgtgtttacatatttttgttttgtcacgaGCTCAAGCCTCTTGTCCCAGAGCAGGCTTCCCTCTGCGCGGTTATAATTTTGGCTggtgtagtttgtcaaaaagaaaatagtttctACATGAAGCCTCTTACAACCAGATCTGTGGATTATGTTGAGTAACCGGGTCAGGATTTCTGTtgaatttttcaaatttttccaAGTGTCATCCATAGTTCCATTATATTGGGGAGAAGGCACCCAATATGTCCAACACTATGCATCTCCCACCAAAACATTCTAGATCAATATTTAGAACTACAGTTAAgaggaaaaatatgtattttcaatttttggGGGAACTGTCCCTTTAACATATCTGGTGTGTTCCAGTAGCGTGCTCATACTCGTGGTTGGTTCATAGTTCAATTGATTGTGTATATACTTTGAGCGCAGCTTTTCTCCCTgctgaatgatttttttaaagtcatacgTTTCCATCACTGTTTTGAGCCCTCTGTCCATTCTCCCCAGATACGACCCTCGTCACAACAGCTGGTGCTCCATCCAGcctctgcagcagcagcgggCTGaccactgtgtttgtgtgatgggCGGCCATATTTATGCCATTGGAGGACGGGACTACAGCAATGAACTGGAATCAGTGGAGCGCTATGATCCACACTCCAACATGTGGGAATGGGTATCACCCCTAAAGAGAGAGGTATGAGAAGGGTTCAAAGATGAAAACAATGCATGTAATACTGCTACCATCCACATGATGGtgctacatacacacacgtgtgtTTTTACTGGGGCTTTCCTGTTAAATAGGCACTTCTTTCAATACCAGTCTGACCTCCCCTCTAGATTTACGCCCATGCTGGAGCGGTGTTGGGTGACAAAATGTACATAACTTGCGGGCGCAGAGGAATGACGTACCTCCGAGAGACCTACTGCTTTGACCCTGTGGCCAATCATTGGACAGGATGTGCTGAGGGGCCGGTGGAGCGAGCATGGCATGGCACGGCTGCGGTTAATGGACGCATTTATGTTATTGGTGGAAGCAACGATGAGCGTGGATATCGCCGTGATGTCCTGAAGGTACATTGGCACAAGTCAGTGTTTAGTCTTGCTCAATGAAAGCAGTGTCTACACTGGTAAATGGTGGTCTCAGTCTCTTTCAGTTTGAAATGGTGCCTGGTggacatttttcctttttacacaTACAGATGTTCTTGCATTTTGacatatttcttgtttttttattttttgccgCAAAGCGCCATAACTTATATGCTCTCTGTCTTACATATTTAAATCATAGAATATTCAATAGTTTATCGGTTCTAATGTTATTTTACCTACCTACTACTATATATGTAAACAATAAAGGtccatattaaactgggcctacaataatgtgtatGCCTTGATATATACCTTTTGAGTGCATAGAATAATaagctttttaaataataatttatatgattttttaaaacatcttttaatgttaaagatACATTTGGCACACTGAACTGCATCTGTAGGTGGCtgccttagtgactaccttacctatcgGCCATCAATTGGTTTTCTTTCGCAAATcggctgatttatatttgctattACAATGATTGATTCATGTAAggcattttagttttttttaaataactttaaaaaagtactaCTTTGGTGGTCCCCCTGcagtcccggaccccctgttgaagacacATTTGTTTCCTCTTTTCGTTTCAGGTGGCATGCTTTAACCCCGAAGCCAGCTCTTGGTCTTTACTGACCCCTCTCCCCGCGGGACATGGAGAACCCGGCATAGCTGTTCTGGACAGTCGCATCTACGTCCTGGGAGGACGCTCTCACGACAAAGGCAACAGGATGAAATACGTTCACGTGCTGAACACCGACACAGACGAGTGGGAGAACGAGACGGAGTTTAAGAAACGCGTCTCCGGCCTGGCGGCCTGCGTGACGCTCATGCCCCCTGCTGTGATCGCACAGGCCCGGAGCTGGGAGCAGCGCACCAAGGCTTCATGGGAGGACTTGGACAACTCAGGGGACTCCAGTGAGGATTGAAGCAGCTGTTGTGAACTGCGTGTCTTAGCACTGGAGATGCCCACTGGAGTAACTGgaggattgttttgtttttgtttttgcagcatcGCTTCCTTCTTGCACGTTGACCACTTTGAGTGCCTCGGAACCAAAGTGTCATTCAGGACCtttgcacactttttgttacttttcaaaTATCTTCTTAAGTAATTGTACTCCGCCTATGAGTCTCTGCTAAAACGCTACTGTTTGTCGCTGATCCCTTAGAGTCATTATTACCTGTCACAGTAGCTGCCTTGGCATTGTTTATCATAGAGAGAATTTCTTCCATATCTTCAAGTGACAGAAAGCAGTGAAGACTACTGGCTATGCAATAACACGGTAATATGGAGTGCTCTCTCTTCACTCTAGCAGCTACTGGTTGTTGCCAGGTACTCCAATGGAGTTATCTTCCCTTCCAAACTACTGAGTAATCATTAAGttgtgacattttaacattgtgcCTTTTTGTGTGATTACATCCTAAACTTTTGTTGTGAAgtgtatgtttacatttcaGGGTATTCTGCGGGTGGAGCTGAGTCTTAGGTCTTGTGCCTCGCTCAGACATCCCAATTAgttgaatttcttttctttttttaaatggattataAATTGAACAATGAGGCTCTGGTGCATGTCTCAACAGACAggattttttgacttttgtggGATGAAAAACCAAACCCTGTTAGTATATTTTGTTGTGTCCTTACATTGATATTTACCGAATAAGTCGTTCCATAACTGAATCCAAAGAGCACAATGTTGAGTAGTTTTAAAGTAATTCTCTTCTTTGCTCCGTGCTATAGCTTGTTGCCTCAGTTTATTCTTAAGCTGTTAAATAGAAGCATTCAAGAAGCTTGATAACACCCGCTCCACTGTGtatccttttccttttcatcatTGGAAAAAACAAGTCTGTTTGATGAAATTGAATGATAGTTACGtcttaagaaaaataaatgcaatgtatTCAAACAAACTGTCGCACACGGATTGCAAATTTGGTATCCTGTTCACAACCGAAGTTTTGAAATTTAATAAACATACTAATGTAATGCTTTTGTCATGTGTGCATGTTAGTTGGTGTCAGGGCCATGTAGCTTTCATTGAGGACACatggtgtgtgagtgtatatatataaatatgtatgtgtgtgtatatatatatatgtatatatgtgtatatatttttttcttttagttaaacaaaaataatcaaagaaTTCTGTATCTCTCCAACAGAATAGCCTTTCCTGGCTGCGTCGAGAAGACTTTGTAacaccacttcaatttgttgtTGAGAAAAGACGCAATATCaacaacattacataaaaacattaaacatcacAGTTTTagccctttcttttcttttcttattatcCCAGCAACCCTACccgtcaacacacacacaatgtaagaCCATCCCGAACTAAAACCAGAAAGTGTACCCCGACCCCCACCCACCATTCAGGCTTCATGttgggaaataaaatgttttcttttatgtgtaTAATTCCCTTAAATATTTCAAGCAATCTAGTGCTAATTACAGTGAAAATATGAGGAGTTCTGTCAGTTCAGTTTGTTGTGTGGAGTTTATAAGCACTTGTGGACTTCCAAAGAACTCCATTTAAATACATCTCGCaggaaatgtaaataaacagctaACTCATTTAATCAAAGTACATTTTCAGACACGTGTTGAGCATGTTTGGGTGAGGGCCTTAGACCCATGACCTCAGCGATCCTAAAATCCTTTGCTGTGACACTAGTCTAGGTTTAGAACTTTGTATCTTCCCTCTGGATGAAAGTTCATGTCGCTGTAACAGAAAACCATTGATGGCTGTCTTCCTTGTTGCTGCTTTTATTCCACCCAGTCTCTACTAGTTCCTCTCCATTTGGCCCTCCACTCCATCAGCTTTATGAAGGCTGACTGCTGCTTTCCTCTCCGAGTCTGTTTCATCTACATCTGTTACCCCCCGCCAGCCCTAAGTGAGTGCCgcccccccctctctgtttcACACTATTGTGCCAGCCCCCACCAAGTTGTCTGGTGGGATGTGCTGACACTAGCACTGGACATCCAGGATAAACTATCTGCTGCGTTTATGCCTCTTTTTCATTCTGGAGCTGTACTAATATCACCCTGGGGGGATACCTAAGACATATGTCATGCACTTAACCACATCAGCAGCCTTTACAGGCTTCTGAGTGCGGGTCGATCTGGTGCTCTTTGCCGGACCCATTTTCAAAGCAATTAAAAGGCCCAAATTACCCATTGATGTAGAGCTATGCAGATTAAGCCCAGTGGagttgtggatgtgtgtgtgtgtgtcaagggaATTTTACTAAGTgctcattctcattctcatttcTCCTGCTGTGTAGAAGAGCAGGAGGCCATTAGCCTGCTTGTCTGGCAATGAGTCAAGGGAGAACAAAGAAAGTTACCTGTGGATGGAGATCTGGACTCCCTGGTGACGGACAGTTTTCCTCCAGGACATCTGTGGAGCAGACAGAGACGTACAGTAGGCAACATGACATGTGCAACATGACATTAGTGCGACACGGTTGGCATCAACAGAACACGTAATATGCTGTATATACTATTTTAATGTGCTGTAGATGATCAAATACCATCAGCACAATGTGATCTGGTGCCACCTTTTAACCCAAAAAGAACAGGATGTCCATTCTAACCTGTTGCCTCTTCAATaaacgtccccccccccccccccccccccccatttcaaaCCCCTACCTTTAGAAAAGCTACACTCGGTTATCCAAGCCATGCTGTGATTGATTAACATCTAAGACATACCACTGATATTCCCTCTGATGCAGCTGCCGactcttttttttatgctgTATTCTTGTCTAGCCAGACAAACGTGGTTTACCAAAAGACGTTTCACCTGATAACAGACTAAACTgccattttgtttccatttttaattaatttgaccACGATGACATCGAGCAAGAAGTCTGGAACCCAGCTATGACAAATCCCACctaaaagaaaaagttcaaCAAAGGTTTCGCatagtttcttttttacatctttaaatCACAATTCTTCCTTCACACACAATAGACAAGCAcactattattataatatattacaaaaataagttTACATTAATACAAAGGTTGTGCTTCAAAGCACGGTTTTCATATTCTGAAAACGTAGTTGTATCAAATTACTTCTTCAGATCAATTTTGATTTGAGGGAGAAGAGTCTTCTGATACTGCCTTTTCATTCATGAAATTAAGAAATGAACTATAATTAATAAGAAAACATATGcttcatgttaaaatgaaaaatatcatagaaaacctttttaaaggaaaagcaAAAATAGGTACATTTATAGGTAGGTAGGTAAATAGGTATTTATTTTCAGCTAAACAACTAGAGATAATACTtaagtgaaaatattttgttcaaAAATTCAACCAAAAGCTTTATTACCTAAATTTTCCGATGACGTTGCTGGGTTAACGCAAATTTAAATGTAGCCCTATTTTGTATTGTGTACTGACTGATATTTGAACTGGTTGTGTCTGTAAATACAGATTGTATGCATAAATGAAGTGGGGACTAACCCTCCGGATGATCTCTGTGGCAAAAGCTCTTTAATATTTAGCCTCTGATGATTTCCCTAGATCCTTACAACATGATTCATCCTTTACTGGGTTTAATCAAACAGATGTCTTCTGGGAGATACAATCTCATAATATCTCAGAATTGGAGCTTCATCATGCTGACCCTCTCACCCAGCGGCAGTACAGATTCCTCTATATTGTAGATCTCTCTTTTCTTATCGTCATTCAAATGATTAAATGaactgcaacacagagctgGGGAAGTCTGAGCTTGGACATATTGCTTTAAGAAGCCTCTAAGATAACGACTCTAACTGAGTAAAGTCCACACCATGCTACAATTGTTCCTGAAggatgacccccccccccccccccctggacTTTACAACAGTCATTAGCAGCTCATATAGAGGCGATGGGCCCGGCCTGTGTTTTTCAGCTGTGAAAAGGAGccaacagcccccccccaccccccgttTTCATGCTTTCTAATTTTCATTGAGATGGAGAACGAGAGTCGTGCATTGCTTTATGATGCCGGTGGGTAAACCTCAGCAGGTGAGCCGGAGTCACAGTAACACAATGTCTTTAATGCATGCTGGGCCTGTCGAAACGACAGAGCGGCCCTCGTTACATCAACAAAGaggaaatacaaacaaactCCACCAAAGGATGTGCTGCTTATCAGAGCTGGCCAGCTACAAAGCATGCAGATGTGGACTCACACGTTCCTTGTTCATTCAATAAACTTGTAGTTTGCAGAACACGGATTGGATGAAATCTAAATTTACAGACAGGGAATTTGCAACTTCATGGCTTGTACAGCCAGTGGAAGATATGAAGGCCTGGGGAGGAATCAGAGGGTTGGTAATAATAACGGAGTTTCAGAATTTGGTGGAATGTACTATTTCTACTATTTACACCATCCATCtgtgttaaaatgcattttacttACAGTTGGATGAGCCAAAagttatgtattttatataaacTAGAATGCTTTAGTAATAAATGGAAAAGTATACAGAAATAGAAATGGAAAAGTTATTTGTTTACACAATCAAGAAATCCAATCATGTACTTTAAGGTTTTTATTCCCAGATCAC includes:
- the klhl22 gene encoding kelch-like protein 22 isoform X1, producing the protein MKPEHHYPAMAEKGKRSPRGGRAGRLSRQTYKSSAHFCSLLDGLLALRESGILFDVELMVEGRAIKAHRILLAASCDYFRGMFAGGLRETQQKEIPIHGVSYMAMKKILDYIYTSEIELDLECVQDVLIAATLVQLEIVIEFCCDFLFSWLDESNILEVHNLADLYGLQQLNAKIHSYILRNIQTLSRSEVYRELPQDKVFNALCSDELHVNTENEVYEAALHYHFSPLQVETDQVYLQVSPMDNLKMLDAVRFYLIEKQVLQRLHGRLQQCPLKDCVSAALQYHEQEIWQPVLQSPLTQPRSTFHCILGFGGMFSSSSLTESEHLFQVFHPSWGEWRTLTAAHAPRMSNQGIAVLNNFVYLIGGDKNTSGFHAETRCWRYDPRHNSWCSIQPLQQQRADHCVCVMGGHIYAIGGRDYSNELESVERYDPHSNMWEWVSPLKREIYAHAGAVLGDKMYITCGRRGMTYLRETYCFDPVANHWTGCAEGPVERAWHGTAAVNGRIYVIGGSNDERGYRRDVLKVACFNPEASSWSLLTPLPAGHGEPGIAVLDSRIYVLGGRSHDKGNRMKYVHVLNTDTDEWENETEFKKRVSGLAACVTLMPPAVIAQARSWEQRTKASWEDLDNSGDSSED
- the klhl22 gene encoding kelch-like protein 22 isoform X2 codes for the protein MKPEHHYPAMAEKGKRSPRGGRAGRLSRQTYKSSAHFCSLLDGLLALRESGILFDVELMVEGRAIKAHRILLAASCDYFRGMFAGGLRETQQKEIPIHGVSYMAMKKILDYIYTSEIELDLECVQDVLIAATLVQLEIVIEFCCDFLFSWLDESNILEVHNLADLYGLQQLNAKIHSYILRNIQTLSRSEVYRELPQDKVFNALCSDELHVNTENEVYEAALHYHFSPLQVETDQVYLQDNLKMLDAVRFYLIEKQVLQRLHGRLQQCPLKDCVSAALQYHEQEIWQPVLQSPLTQPRSTFHCILGFGGMFSSSSLTESEHLFQVFHPSWGEWRTLTAAHAPRMSNQGIAVLNNFVYLIGGDKNTSGFHAETRCWRYDPRHNSWCSIQPLQQQRADHCVCVMGGHIYAIGGRDYSNELESVERYDPHSNMWEWVSPLKREIYAHAGAVLGDKMYITCGRRGMTYLRETYCFDPVANHWTGCAEGPVERAWHGTAAVNGRIYVIGGSNDERGYRRDVLKVACFNPEASSWSLLTPLPAGHGEPGIAVLDSRIYVLGGRSHDKGNRMKYVHVLNTDTDEWENETEFKKRVSGLAACVTLMPPAVIAQARSWEQRTKASWEDLDNSGDSSED